From Trichoderma atroviride chromosome 1, complete sequence, one genomic window encodes:
- a CDS encoding uncharacterized protein (BUSCO:EOG092D2PJJ) produces the protein MASISQVVTLPLPALPEGWSAEKDFKAVGKLSGAVQRSIEPVGPHFLAHARRARHKRTFSEDDRIQAQESAKKVEDLDDGEESEAEDPMLLQLQAKDWKTQDHYKVLGLSKYRHRATEDQIKKAHRKKVLKHHPDKKAAQGRTEDDQFFKCIQKATDILLDPTRRRQFDSVDEEADVEPPSKKQLQKGDFYKLWSKVFKSEARFSKTHPVPTFGDANASKEQVEEFYNFWYNFDSWRSFEYLDEDVPDDGESRDHKRHVERKNQNSRKKKKAEDNARLRKLLDDASAGDERIKRFRQEANAAKNKKKFEKEAAEKKAAEEAAAKKAAEEKAKADAEVAAKADREAGKKAKEAAKNALKKNKRVLKGSVKDANYFAAGGDASAAQIDAVLGDVELVQGKIEAEEIAALAGKLNGLTVADEIKGVWSAEVKRLVDAGKLKEGDAKSLA, from the exons atggcttccatctCGCAGGTCGTCACCCTCCCGCTGCCGGCTCTCCCCGAGGGCTGGAGCGCCGAAAAGGACTTCAAGGCCGTCGGAAAGCTCTCGGGCGCCGTGCAGCGCAGCATCGAGCCCGTCGGACCGCATTTCCTGGCCCACGCCCGCCGAGCTCGTCACAAGCGCACCTTTTCCGAGGACGACCGGATCCAGGCCCAGGAGAGCGCCAAGAAGGTGGAGGATctggacgatggcgaggagagcgaggccgaggacccgatgctgctgcagctgcaggccaagGACTGGAAG ACCCAAGATCACTACAAGGTGCTCGGCCTGTCCAAGTACCGCCACAGGGCCACCGAGGACCAGATCAAGAAAGCCCACCGCAAGAAGGTCCTCAAGCACCACCCCGACAAAAAGGCCGCCCAGGGCCGCACCGAGGACGACCAGTTCTTCAAGTGCATCCAAAAGGCCACCGACATCCTGCTCGACCCcacccgccgccgccagttCGATTCCGTCGACGAGGAGGCCGACGTCGAGCCGCCgtccaagaagcagctgcaaaAGGGCGACTTCTACAAGCTGTGGAGCAAGGTCTTCAAGTCCGAGGCGCGCTTCTCCAAGACGCACCCCGTGCCGACCTTTGGCGACGCCAACGCCTCCAAGGAGCAGGTCGAGGAGTTTTACAACTTCTGGTACAACTTTGacagctggaggagcttcgAGTACCTCGACGAGGACGTGCccgacgacggcgagagcCGCGACCACAAGCGCCACGTCGAGCGCAAGAACCAGAACtcgcgcaagaagaagaaggccgaggaCAATGCTCGTCTGCGTAAGCTGCTAGACGACGCGTCCGCCGGCGACGAGCGCATCAAGCGCTTCCGACAGGaggccaacgccgccaagaacaagaagaagtttGAAAAGGAggccgccgagaagaaggccgccgaggaggctgccgccaaaaaggccgccgaggaaaaggcaaaggccgacgccgaggttgcggccaaggctgaccgcgaggccggcaagaaggccaaggaggcggccaagaacgcgctcaagaagaacaagcGTGTGCTCAAGGGCTCCGTCAAGGACGCAAACTACTTTGCcgccggcggcgatgcctCTGCCGCCCAGATCGACGCCGTGCTGGGCGACGTCGAGCTGGTCCAGGGCAAGATTGAGGCCGAGGAGATTGCTGCTCTTGCCGGCAAGCTCAACGGCCTGACGGTGGCCGACGAGATCAAGGGAGTGTGGAGCGCCGAGGTCAAGAGGCTGGTTGATGCTGGCAAGCTGAAGGAGGGCGATGCCAAGAGCCTGGCGTAA
- a CDS encoding uncharacterized protein (BUSCO:EOG092D2VBX) produces the protein MPPQIKQDLNRSGWETTDFPSVCENCLPENPFVKMLKEDYGAECKLCTRPFTVFSWAAERAQGRKRRTNVCLTCARLKNCCQSCMLDLSFGLPITVRDAALKMIAPGPQSEINREYFAQNNEKLIEDGKAGTEEYDKTDEKARDLLRRLAASKPYFRKGRTVDEAELAAARTGGNAAVGAGVGGAGPIRTRDSRAAAAAGAGPRSGGRGKGRPAFPSAAQLPPSPKDWLPPDDANVMSLFVTGVEDDLPEYKLRDFFKAHGKIKSLVCSHMSHCAFINYETREGAEKAAAACQGRAVIAGCPLRIRWGQPKAIGTMDREQRYQMLQDARIRRNNSQQQQNAIEGGQQSGASGVKAIAAAPPGGEETPAYASLAGE, from the exons ATGCCTCCCCAGATCAAGCAGGACCTGAACCGGTCGGGATGGGAGACGACCGACTTTCCGTCCGTCTGCGAAAACTGCCTGCCCGAGAACCCGTTTGTCAAGATGCTCAAGGAAGATTATGGAGCCGAATGCAAATTG TGCACGCGACCCTTTACCGTCTTCAGCTGGGCTGCCGAGCGCGCGCAGGGCCGCAAGAGGCGAACCAACGTCTGCCTAACGTGCGCGCGACTCAAAAActgctgccagagctgcaTGCTGGATCTCAGCTTCGGCCTGCCCATCACCGTCCGCGACGCCGCGCTCAAGATGATCGCGCCGGGCCCCCAGTCCGAAATCAACCGAGAGTACTTTGCGCAGAACAACGAGAAGCTGATTGAGGATGGCAAGGCCGGGACTGAGGAGTACGACAAGACGGACGAGAAGGCGCGCGATCTGCTGCGACGCCTGGCTGCCAGCAAGCCGTACTTTCGAAAGGGACGGACCGTGGACGAGGCAGAGCTTGCTGCCGCGAGAACCGGTGGCAACGCTGCTGTTGGCGCCGGTGTTGGAGGCGCTGGGCCGATCCGAACTCGAGACTCAagggctgctgcggccgccGGTGCTGGTCCGCGATCCGGTGGACGAGGAAAGGGCCGGCCTGCGTTTCCCAGCGCGGCACAACTTCCGCCGAGCCCAAAGGACTGGCTGCCGCCGGATGATGCCAACGTCATGTCACTCTTCGTCACGGGCGTCGAGGACGATCTGCCCGAGTACAAGCTCCGCGATTTCTTCAAGGCGCACGGCAAGATCAAGAGCCTGGTGTGTTCACACATGTCTCACTGCGCATTCATCAACTACGAGACGAGAGAGGGTGCCGAGAAGGCTGCGGCCGCGTGTCAGGGCCGGGCAGTGATTGCGGGATGCCCGCTGCGGATTCGCTGGGGACAGCCAAAGGCAATTGGAACGATGGATCGCGAGCAACGCTACCAGATGCTCCAGGACGCCCGTATCAGGCGCAACAActcacagcagcaacagaaCGCCATCGAGGGAGGGCAGCAGTCAGGCGCATCAGGCGTCAAGGCTATTGCGGCAGCACCTCCTGGTGGGGAAGAGACACCTGCTTATGCCAGTCTGGCTGGAGAGTAG